Part of the Arcobacter sp. F155 genome, TGCTTTTAAATAAAGATATAGCTTAGTATTTGTTCTTTGTAGACCTATTGACAGACCATGTTTAGATACGCTCATAATAGACTCCTTTAAGATGCTCTATTATGATTGTATATTTTATTTGTTTAAAATATTAGAAAGTGATTTATTTAGAAGTTGCTACGTTAAATTTACCTACAGCACAAGAAACAAAACTTTTAGCTGTAGTAGCTGCTTTATCAAAGCCTGATAGTTCATCACTTGTAAGAGGATATCCTAGCTTTCTAAGGCTTAGTTTTAACTCTTCTTCTTTATTATCTTCTATCTCAAGAGTAATTTGCCTTGGCTGTACATCTAGGTTAACTTCAACTTCTCCAAAAGTTTCTTTTAAAGAGTTTATTAAAGTGTTGGCACAACCACCACATTTTACATTGTGTACTTCATATGTTTTCTTCATATTTATACCTTTTTTAAATTTTTGTAATCTTATCTAAGAAGTGTGAAAAATATCTTTAATCTTTAAAAAACTTATTTTCTAAAGTATCTATTAGTTCTTGAACTGAAGAGATAGACTTATCAAAAAGCTTTTTTTGTTCATCATCTAATTTTAGTTCAAAAATCTTTTCTACTCCATTACTTCCAAGCATTACGGGAACACCACCAACTACATCTTTATATCCATATTCTCCATTTAAATATACTGAACAAGGATAGATTTTCTTTTGGTTGTTTAAAATAGCTTCTACCATTAAAGAAGTTGCGTGAGCAGGTGCATAATATGCTGAACCTGTTTCTAGTAGTTTTACTATTTGAAGACCACCATTTTTTGTTTTTTCAACAATCTCTTCAATCTCTTCTTTTGGAAGTAGTTCTGGAATAGGTACACCTGCAACAGTTGAGTAATTTGGAAGTGGAACCATGTCATCTCCATGTCCACCCATTACAGATGATTCAATTTGTCCTGCTCCAAAGCCTATTTTTTCTAGGATAAAGTGAGACATTCTAGCACTATCTAGAATACCTGCCATTCCAACAATTTGATTTGCAGGAAAACCAGATG contains:
- a CDS encoding heavy-metal-associated domain-containing protein; the protein is MKKTYEVHNVKCGGCANTLINSLKETFGEVEVNLDVQPRQITLEIEDNKEEELKLSLRKLGYPLTSDELSGFDKAATTAKSFVSCAVGKFNVATSK
- the mdh gene encoding malate dehydrogenase, which gives rise to MINKKVSIIGVGNVGSTLAYALANKGICSSIVLKDIRENIVQAMALDISQSANAAKSHTVVQAARDGKDLENSDVIVVTAGIPRKPGMSRDDLLLTNAKIMKSVIDDIKTYASKAIVIIVSNPLDAMVYTALKTSGFPANQIVGMAGILDSARMSHFILEKIGFGAGQIESSVMGGHGDDMVPLPNYSTVAGVPIPELLPKEEIEEIVEKTKNGGLQIVKLLETGSAYYAPAHATSLMVEAILNNQKKIYPCSVYLNGEYGYKDVVGGVPVMLGSNGVEKIFELKLDDEQKKLFDKSISSVQELIDTLENKFFKD